The Medicago truncatula cultivar Jemalong A17 chromosome 4, MtrunA17r5.0-ANR, whole genome shotgun sequence genome includes a region encoding these proteins:
- the LOC11444427 gene encoding EIN3-binding F-box protein 1: MPGRVNQSGNDELHPGCRGYTISSNVDVHCSPTKRTRISAPFTFGPLPRALEHGQDLKPSIESLPDECLFEIFRRLPSGKERSSGACVSKRWLMLMSSIRKDEIDSGVETISSDESEEDAKGGGWLTRRLEGRKATDVRLAAIAVGTGCCGGLGKLYIRGNNSTRGVTDRGLSAVACGCPSLRSLSLWNVSSIGDKGLCEIAKGCHMLETLDLSHSSSITNKGLIAIAEGCPNLTTLNIESCSMIGNEGLQTVAKLCPKLHSICIKDCPLVGDHGVSSLLSLASNLSKVKLQILNITDFSLAVIGHYGKAVTNLVLSGLQNVSERGFCVMGVAQGLQKLMSLTITSCQGVTDASIEAMGKGFPHLKQMCLRRCSFVSDFGLAEFAKCTRSLQSLQLEECNRFTQCGIFYALSNIKTKLKSFTLVKCMGIKDIDVEVSMLSPCKSLRSLTIQNCPGFGSASMAVVGKLCPQLQHVDLTGLCGITDAGLLPLLENCEAGLVEVNLTGCWNLTDYIVSKVARLHGGTLEILNLDGCQNITDASLVAVADDCLLLNDLDVSKCAITDAGIAVLSRADHLSMRVLSMSDCSGISNKCVPFLVKLGPALSGLNIKNCNSIDSNAIEFLVENLWRCDILA; this comes from the exons ATGCCTGGCCGTGTCAATCAGAGTG GTAATGATGAATTGCATCCTGGGTGTAGGGGGTACACTATTAGTTCCAATGTTGATGTGCACTGCTCTCCTACGAAGCGAACTCGAATTAGTGCCCCATTTACCTTTGGACCTCTTCCGAGAGCTCTTGAGCACGGGCAAGATCTTAAGCCAAGTATCGAGAGCCTTCCAGACGAATGTCTCTTTGAGATATTCAGACGCCTTCCAAGTGGCAAAGAGAGAAGCTCAGGTGCCTGTGTATCTAAAAGGTGGCTTATGCTTATGAGCAGTATTCGCAAAGATGAAATTGACTCTGGTGTAGAGACAATCTCTTCAGATGAGAGTGAGGAAGATGCTAAAGGTGGTGGCTGGCTTACAAGGCGTTTGGAAGGGAGGAAAGCCACTGATGTAAGGCTTGCTGCTATTGCTGTTGGGACTGGTTGCTGTGGTGGACTTGGAAAGCTATATATTAGAGGAAACAACTCGACTCGAGGTGTTACAGACCGCGGTCTCTCAGCAGTTGCTTGTGGTTGCCCTTCTCTCAGATCACTTTCACTTTGGAATGTGTCTTCTATTGGTGATAAGGGTCTTTGTGAGATTGCAAAAGGATGTCATATGTTGGAGACGCTCGACTTAAGCCATTCTTCGTCGATCACCAACAAGGGTTTGATTGCAATAGCTGAAGGTTGCCCTAACTTGACAACCTTAAACATTGAATCATGCTCTATGATTGGAAATGAGGGTCTGCAAACTGTTGCAAAGTTATGTCCCAAGTTACATTCAATCTGTATCAAGGATTGTCCTCTTGTTGGAGATCATGGTGTCTCTAGTTTGCTATCATTGGCTTCCAACTTGTCAAAGGTAAAGCTTCAGATTTTGAATATCACTGATTTTTCTCTGGCTGTTATTGGCCATTATGGAAAGGCAGTAACGAATCTGGTTCTGAGTGGTCTTCAAAATGTAAGCGAAAGAGGGTTTTGCGTCATGGGAGTTGCTCAAGGTCTACAGAAATTGATGTCACTAACTATTACTTCCTGCCAAGGGGTAACCGATGCGAGCATCGAAGCCATGGGTAAAGGTTTCCCACACCTGAAGCAGATGTGCCTTCGCAGGTGTAGCTTTGTATCCGACTTTGGATTGGCAGAATTTGCCAAATGCACAAGATCTCTCCAGAGCTTGCAGTTGGAAGAGTGTAACAGATTCACCCAATGTGGGATTTTCTATGCCCTTTCAAACATCAAAACGAAGTTGAAATCATTTACACTTGTGAAGTGTATGGGAATTAAAGACATTGATGTGGAAGTATCTATGCTTTCACCTTGCAAGTCTCTTCGatctttaaccattcaaaactGCCCTGGTTTCGGCAGTGCTAGCATGGCTGTGGTCGGGAAATTGTGTCCCCAACTTCAGCATGTTGATCTGACTGGACTTTGCGGCATAACTGACGCTGGCCTTCTCCCTCTTCTGGAGAATTGTGAGGCTGGACTTGTCGAGGTGAACCTTACAGGTTGCTGGAACTTGACAGATTACATAGTTTCCAAGGTGGCCAGGCTACATGGTGGAACTCTCGAAATACTAAATCTCGATGGATGCCAGAATATTACTGATGCAAGTTTGGTTGCAGTTGCAGACGACTGCCTCCTGTTGAATGATCTAGATGTCTCAAAGTGTGCAATCACTGATGCAGGCATAGCCGTTCTCTCTCGTGCTGATCATCTTAGTATGCGAGTGCTCTCTATGTCTGACTGTTCAGGTATATCGAACAAGTGTGTGCCTTTCTTGGTGAAATTAGGCCCGGCGTTGTCGGGATTGAATATTAAAAATTGCAATTCAATTGACAGCAATGCAATTGAGTTTCTCGTGGAGAATTTATGGAGATGTGATATTCTGGCCTAA
- the LOC25493959 gene encoding uncharacterized protein, with product MDDHELNEQYLGYEFKNTNDYDTMCSGADILYERKTYDDYRRFDRDFTSPSERKVCGYPREMVLDTIFSRKSIRMSTSEMAACDYSDLDLRHHLRRHREVNSPPDTGLLRRHESSSLMVQNRERHQRQDIGQRQNRRLTSQVGFSSIREVEDLSIANKRRLFRPYQQSRPRKHYREKPAKWPFPSSKESRKPIVKQQRSIQKSNAFSGPKTLAEIKEEKKKSGESSHCESSSAGFQDPKPLHEILKDRTMD from the coding sequence ATGGATGACCATGAACTGAATGAGCAATACTTGGGTTATGAATTTAAAAACACAAATGATTACGACACCATGTGCTCAGGCGCTGATATTCTTTATGAACGGAAAACATATGATGATTACAGACGTTTTGATAGGGATTTTACTAGTCCTAGTGAAAGGAAAGTTTGTGGTTATCCCAGAGAGATGGTCTTAGATACTATATTTTCCAGGAAAAGTATTCGAATGTCCACTTCTGAGATGGCTGCTTGTGATTACTCTGACTTAGATCTACGTCACCATCTGAGAAGACACAGGGAGGTCAATAGTCCTCCTGACACAGGTCTCTTAAGAAGACATGAGTCGTCTTCTTTGATGGTTCAAAACCGGGAAAGGCATCAAAGGCAAGACATTGGTCAGCGGCAAAATAGAAGATTAACATCACAAGTAGGATTTAGTTCAATCAGAGAAGTTGAAGATCTTTCAATTGCCAACAAGCGAAGGTTATTCAGGCCTTACCAGCAAAGTAGGCCAAGAAAGCACTATAGAGAAAAACCAGCTAAATGGCCATTTCCATCTTCTAAAGAATCCAGGAAACCAATTGTGAAGCAACAGAGATCTATTCAGAAATCCAATGCATTTTCAGGGCCCAAGACTCTTGCagaaataaaagaagagaagaaaaagtcCGGTGAAAGTTCACATTGTGAAAGCTCGTCAGCTGGTTTCCAGGATCCCAAACCTCTGCATGAAATTCTCAAAGACAGGACCATGGATTGA